CAACCAGCTACTTTAACAATGACCTCTTGTGGCTCACCATCCTTGTGAAGCTTGTTGATGACTGTTTTCAGGACAGTCATCAAGTTAGCCCCATCTTTCCTCATGGTTGTGTCGCCTACTGAGCCAGACTTAGACCACctaaaggctcaggaaacctttgcttTAAGCTAATTAGCTGACTAGGGTAGGACACTGTGAGTTTCCAGTGTCtaacttttttcaaaatataaaaattttatGACAAATGAAAAATTTACCAAAAAATACGGAACCTTTTTCTGATACAATATATTTAGACGTACCTGTAAATGTCAATGTGGTTTATATATGCAGTATGGTATTTAAGATTTTGAGTTGGGAATTTTTGAAACACAAATGTGTAGAGACTTATCAGAAGccatcctttttctttttttgctttgtattgAATCGCATTGTCTTCTGTTCAAGACAGAAGACGAGTGTTATGAACTAAAAAGCCAGCCTGTTGGTCTCTGCCTGATTATAAACAACGAGGAAGTCATTGGCGGCAAACCGAGAAGCGGGACGGACAAAGATGCCGGTAcattattctttgttttattttttacagtatGTCTTGTCTGGTGTTTCCTCAAGTCTAATTCCTCTCTACTTcaacaaatcaaataaaattctGCAGAAAGCCTGGCAAAGGTGTTCAGCTGGCTGGGCTTCAGAGTGCTGATGTGCAAAGACCAAACCAGGGACCAGATGAAACAAACACTGGAGAGATTTGCGTCGCTTCGTGACGCCGACCAGCTGCAGGAGTCGAGCTTGCAGGAATGGTTTGGTTGCTCTTTCATTGCTCCCCAGCAGCTTCTTAAGCATGGCGATGCATTCGTCTGCTGCATTCTGAGCCACGGAGCGCGGGGTGTGGTTTTGGGGATTGACTCAAAGCCTCTTGCCATTAAAGAGATAACAAGATATTTTAATGCCACTGGACAGTCAGCCCTCACTGGCAAACCCAAGGTGTTCCTGATCCAGGCCTGCCAAGGAGGCGAAATCCAGCGAGGGGTTCTGCTGCAAGATGTGGAGGAGGATAGCTTGTCCATTCCGGTGGAAACCGATGTTCTCGTTGCTGTTGCCACCGTTGAAGATCATAGAGCTTTTAGACACACAACAGAAGGAAGCTGGTTTGTCCAGTCTGTGTGTGAGCAGCTAGAGGAGCACTGTCCTAGGTAAATAAAACCCTCATTTCAGGGGTTTCCTGTCTTGTAATTCTAACCTTTGATAACCAGTGCCCTCCGTTGTATAATATTAGTGTTTTTTCAGTTCTAATCTATGCACTtacagtgatgttttttttcttacatacGTTTAATTTCAGGGGTGAGGACATCACTTCCATCCTCCACCGTGTAAATGATCAAGTAGGCCAAAAAGAGGCTTCCATCTATGTTGGAGGAGCAAAGCAGGCGCCTGAAGTGAGGTTCACGCTGAGGAAGAAACTTGTGCTGTCGCCACCTTCCATGTGAAGCAACAAAGCTCCTGCAAATAGCGCGTCTCTACTTTTTGATACTATATTTTCTAATCTATTTTTACTTTgagtcacattttttaaaattttctacCAATTTAGCAAATAAAGTGAGAAGTGCGGTCAGTGCTGGTATGTGTCGGGTTTAATTTTCATCTGCTGTCTTTGCATGTCAAATACATATCTGCTCCTCATATCAAACCCTGGTATGCTGCAGTTACTCAAAGCTTAATGTTTAATCCTAACATATTCATATATTACACATGGCCCATGCATTATCTGCCTGCCACATAAAAATTGAAATTTCATTGTTATTACACAATCTGTTGAGAAGAGtcaacccccacccccctccaagGACATTGCATGACAGATATTAGGTCAGTTCTGTTTagcaaaactgttttatttgctCAAAAGGCAGAAAAGTGTGAAGGGCcatatattttcaaaaatgtttatgttaCTTTCTCCAAATTCAGAATCCCATTAACCGATTTAGAAAAGTTTACATGATGAGGTCATGGCATTGTAAGCTTCTAATGAGTTAATTTACATCATTTGGGCTAAATGGAGGCTAACGTGGGGGTATTTTTAGAGCAACAAATCAGACAAGATATGAGATCTGTATACTTCCACAAGTCCAATAATTTCCTGATGCTTGAAGGTTAAAAGTATCACACATTGGTGGTTTTTCTCCACCTCAAAGAAAGAGTAGTGCTCCTAACAGGAGAGATGATGACACGAGAAAATAgcattatgtggaaatattgaagcaTGGGCCTTTTGGATAGACACTGATTCTGGCATACCACGTATTTAGTTACAAATTGGCTAAAAGACAACAATGTGAACTTATTGAAGTGGCCACAAAGGCCTGATCTCAGTCCCATTGAAGGTTTGCTGGAAAGGTGGGTGTGAGCAAGGTGGCCCACAAACCTGCACACCACTTCTGACGGGAGAAATGGGGCCGAAGGGAAAGCCAAGACGTTTAAAGACAGGAAGTGGAAtttgaataaagtttttttttttttttttgatattacttatttttccgGATATaggaaaaacttatttttttggtaaaacTAACTGACGTACGGGGAAAAAACTGATTTACTTTCAGACAGTAAGAGAAAAAAACGTTGTCTTACAGTTAAGTCGATTTTTATAGCCTTTACGCTTTAAAGCAACACCAGCGGAGTTTTTAGGACCCCACCGCGGCTGCGCGTTGACTTCCGTATGGGGTCAGTTATCGTTACCATGACGACCCAGATTGGTTCCtctcacagcagcagctgacgGGGCGACGCAACGCAGCCGCTGTTCGCAAAGCGTTTTGAAGCACGGCTGGAGAAACCGCGAGAAAGTTACGGCAGCGTGAACGATGGACGACGGTAAAGGTGTCGGTGCGACGAGAGTCAGCGAAGAGTCCAAACACGAAGAGTTTAGAGCCTCAGACCAGGCTGTTGCCTTCATGGCCTCCATTGGTGAGTTGACACCATGACACACAGCGAAGGATGAAAACTGCGAGTGTCCAGTTTGCCAAACCccatttttattattcaattaaaaagagcaaacaggaaaaagaaaaaaaaaaaaacacagaactttAGTGGTGTCACCAGCTGAGGCTTGTGTGTTGTGCCAGAgccggaggagctgcagcggTGT
This genomic window from Fundulus heteroclitus isolate FHET01 chromosome 6, MU-UCD_Fhet_4.1, whole genome shotgun sequence contains:
- the LOC118563407 gene encoding caspase-8-like isoform X1 — its product is MSARDALRRNKTKLLDVLCGDRILILQKVFEENLITLRDYNNLKGINKENDEGHVVELVDKIMNKGEETCQLFLNLLQTDADIKTTYPDLRNMQFSDVRITEPVQASSPCSGDSGPENKRLKTEDECYELKSQPVGLCLIINNEEVIGGKPRSGTDKDAESLAKVFSWLGFRVLMCKDQTRDQMKQTLERFASLRDADQLQESSLQEWFGCSFIAPQQLLKHGDAFVCCILSHGARGVVLGIDSKPLAIKEITRYFNATGQSALTGKPKVFLIQACQGGEIQRGVLLQDVEEDSLSIPVETDVLVAVATVEDHRAFRHTTEGSWFVQSVCEQLEEHCPRGEDITSILHRVNDQVGQKEASIYVGGAKQAPEVRFTLRKKLVLSPPSM
- the LOC118563407 gene encoding caspase-8-like isoform X2, with protein sequence MSARDALSRNKTKLLDVLCGDRILILQKVFEKNLITRRDYNNLKGINKENDEGHVVELVDKIMNKGEETCQLFLNLLQTDADIKTTYPDLRNMQFSDVRITEPVQASSPCSGEAGPENKKLKTEDECYELKSQPVGLCLIINNEEVIGGKPRSGTDKDAESLAKVFSWLGFRVLMCKDQTRDQMKQTLERFASLRDADQLQESSLQEWFGCSFIAPQQLLKHGDAFVCCILSHGARGVVLGIDSKPLAIKEITRYFNATGQSALTGKPKVFLIQACQGGEIQRGVLLQDVEEDSLSIPVETDVLVAVATVEDHRAFRHTTEGSWFVQSVCEQLEEHCPRGEDITSILHRVNDQVGQKEASIYVGGAKQAPEVRFTLRKKLVLSPPSM